The DNA region GCACGACTACCGCCTGCGCAGGGCCGGCCTCATGGTCGTGCTCGCGGTCATCGCAACCCTCATCGCCATGCTCGCCGCCCACGGCATTCAGGCGGCCGCAGGCATGGTGCTCGCACCGTTTCGAGGAAGCGGCGACGCGGCCTTTACGAGCGCTGACGAGGCCGCGGGCGGCCCAGGGGTGACCTCGGGCGAAACGGGTGAGGTCGATGAGAACCGTCGCCCCTCGGTGTTTGACGAGCAGCACCCCGCGGTCGCGCACTTGGACCCGCAGCTACTCGCCGCGATCCAACATGCGGCGAGCGATGCGCGGGCCGAGGGCATCGAATTCTTCGTGAACTCGGGGTGGCGATCGGTCGGCCTGCAGGAACGCCTCATCGATGACGCGATTGCCACCTATGGCTCGCGAGAAGAGGCGCAGCGCTGGGTCGCCCCCGCCGAAACCTCGTCACACGTTTCTGGCCATGCCGTCGACATTGGCGACTTAGAGGCGACCTCCTGGTTGCAACGGGAGGGTGCCGCGTACGGCCTCTGCCAAACCTACGCGAATGAGGTGTGGCACTTCGAATTCGTGCCCGAAGCGGTCGCCGAGGGATGCCCTGAGCCGTACCGCGACCCGACCTATGATCCGCGGCTCTAATGCCCGCTTAGGCGAGTGAGAGAAAGAGCTTCTCGAGCTCTTGCGGGTCGGTGTTCTCGGCATTGTCGGGGTCGGCGATGCACTCTTGCAAGGCGCTCGAGATGACGAGGAAACCCGCGCGGTCGAGTGCCTTCGAGACGGCCGAGAGCTGCTGCACGACGTCGCGGCAGTGCGCGTCGTCTTCGACCGCCGTGATGACGGCGGCGAGCTGACCGTGGGCCCTGCGCAGTCGGTTGACGACCTTGCGCTTTGCGTCGGCATCGCGCGGCGATGCGGCGTTCGTGGTGCCGGCCTCGGTGGGGTGTGCTTCGGTCATGCTGTGGGCCTTTCTCGGGTTCGTGCTTGACACCGATCATACCCCAGGGGGTATAGTTGCTCAAGAATACCCCCGGGGGTATTTATTTTCGCGTCAAACCGACGACCCACGACAGGAGACGAATCATGTGTCGACCAGCAAAGTGCCGCACCTGCGGCAAGACCACCTGGGCAGGCTGCGGCCAGCACGTTGCGATGGTGAAGGCCACGGTGCCGAGCGGCGAATGGTGTGGCGGCAAGCACTCGCAGGCTGAGATGCAGGCGGCAAAAGAGGCCTCTGGCGGGGGCTTCTTTGCGCGGCTGTTTGGGCGCTAGGGGCGGGGTCACGCATGCTTCTCGAACGCATCTATGACGAAGATCTCGCGCAGGCGAGCTACCTCATCGGCTGCCAGGCACGGGGTGAGGCGATTGTCGTTGACGCCCGGCGCGACACCGAGGTGTACGAGCGCATTGCCTCGGCGAACGGCATGACCATTGTCGCCGTCACCGAGACGCACATTCACGCCGACTACCTCTCGGGCACTCGCGAGCTCGCGGCCAAGACGGGCGCCCGCGTGTACGTCTCTGACGAGGGCGGGCCCGACTGGTCCTACGGCGAGCGGTTCGACGGGGCCGTGCGTATGAAGCACGGGCACCGCATCGAGCTCGGCAACATCTCGCTTGAGGCGGTGCACACGCCGGGGCATACCCCAGAGCACCTCTCGTTTCTCGTGACCGACGGTGCGCAGTCGCCCGAGCCGGGGTTCATGCTCACGGGAGACTTCGTGTTCGTTGGCGACCTTGGCAGGCCCGACCTGCTCGACGAGGCCGCGGGCTTCACCGACACCCGCTTTGCGGGCGCGACCCAACTCTTCGAGAGCCTCAAGCGACACTTTGTGACGATGCCCGACTACGTGCAGGTGCTGCCGGGGCACGGCTCTGGCTCGGCCTGCGGCAAAGCCCTCGGCTCGATCGCCGCCACTACGGTGGGCTACGAGCGCAACTTTTCGTGGTGGGCCGAGTACCTGCGCGATGACGACGAGCAGGGCTTTGTCGCGGCGTTGCTCGACGGGCAGCCAGACGCCCACGCCTACTTTGAGCGCATGAAGAGGCAGAACAAGCTCGGCCCCGAGGTGATGGGCGAGCGGCCACCGCTTCGCGAGTACGCGGCCCGTGAGCTCGCGAAGCTCATCGAGCGCGACGAGGTGGTCGTGATTGACACCCGTCACCACACGGCCGTGCACGAGGGAACCCTCGCCGGGGCCCTCGCTGTGCCTGGCTCGGCGAAGGCCGCGAGCTACGGCGCCTGGGTCGTGAACCCAGAGGCCGAGCGGCGACCCCTCGTCGTGCTTGCCGAGTCGCGCGAGGCCGCCGAGCAGTTCGGCGACCATCTCGTTCGGGTGGGCATCGACACGCTCGCGGGCTTTGTCACCTCGTTCGAGGGGCTCCCGCTCGTGCGGCCGGCCGTGGTGAAGCCGGGTGAGGCCCGGGGGTTCCTGCTCGACGTGCGCAACAAGACCGAGTATGCGGCGGGCCACCTGCCGGGTGCCAAGCAGCTCTCGAGCGGAAGACTCCTGTGGCACCTCGACGAACTGCCAGCGCCCGAGGCCGGCCCCGTCGTGATGTACTGCCGCAGCGGGGTGCGAAGTGCGGTCGCGGCGAGCGGGCTTCGTCTCGCCGGCTACGACGTGGTCGAGGTCGAGGGTGGCTACATGGCATGGGCGGCGCTTCCCGGCAGTCAGCCACAACGCACTCCTGCACAGTAGCCAGCCCGGCTACTCGGCCGCGGCCTCCCGGTGGCCCCTCGCGCAGCGGGTCGCCGGGCCGTCGTTGGGTGGCACGGTGCCCGCGTTGAAGCGGTGCAGGGCGTCGCGCAAGACGAGCAGCTCGCTCGCGTTCCACCCTTCGAAGCGCTCGTGGTACGAGTGGGCCCAGCGGGTGCGCACCTCGGCCATGATCTCTTCTGACTCTGCCGTGCCGGTGAGCAGCTGCACGCGGCGGTCGTCGGGTGCGGGCCGCGCCTCGACGAGGTTGAACTCGCGCAGCCTGGCGATTTGCCTGCTCACGAGCGCCTTGTCCATGTCGAGTACCTGGCTGATGCCCGTGGCGGTGACGGGTCCCTTGCGCAAGATGAACTGCAGCACCATGAGCCCGCCGCCGCTCAGCTCGGGGTGCACCGTCTCGGCGTACCGCGACCAATTGGTGCGCGCCGAGGCGAACACCTCAGAGAACTCGCTGATGATGTCGGTGATGTATGCAGCGATGCTTCCCTCAGGGTGTTCGTGGCGCGGTGCGTGCTGTTCTTCGTGCATGGTGGTACCTAGGCGGTCGGTGTCTCGCTCGAACCACGGCGGTGGCTCGTCGGAAGGGTGATGGGGCCCGTCGGGTCAATCATGACACGATCGGCTGCGCGTTCTTGCAGGTGTGCCGCGGGGCCTCCCGCCGCCTCTTCGGCCTCGAGCTCGGCCATGCGTTCGGCGTTGCTCTTCGTGCTGAGCGGAATGTTCGGCAGGAAGATAATCGCGATGAGCGCGACGACCGCAATCGGCGAGGCGACCAAGAAGATATTGCCGATCGCGTGCCCGTAGGCCGATTCGACGACATCGCGGATCGGGCCAGGCAAGTCGGCAATCTTTGGCACGTGGCCGCCCGCGAGAGCCTCGGCCCCGGCGCGCTGCTTGAGGGGCAACTTCTCGATGCCCTCGGCGATGTAGTCGGCGACCTGCGAGGCGAGCATGGCGCCCATGACCGAGATGCCGGCGGTGCCGCCGATGGTGCGAAAGAAGGTGACGCCCGATGAGGCAACGCCCATCTCGGTCGGCTCAACGGTGTTTTGCACGACGAGCACGAGGTTTTGCATCGTCATACCCACACCGGTGCCCATGATGGCCATCGAGATGCCGACGTACCAGTATTCGGTGTCGTAGCGCAGCTGGCCCATCATGATCATGCCGACGATGAGGGCGAGTGCGCCCGCGACGAGGTAGCGCTTCCACTTGCCCGTGCGGGTGATTATCTGGCCCACGATGGTTGAAGCGATGAGCACGCCCGCCATCATGGGCAGCGTGAGCAGGCTCGACTCGATGACCGAGCGGCCGCGCGCGAGCTGCATGTACTGGCCGAGAAACACGGCGGTGCCCATCATGGCGAGGCCAACGGCGATCGAGGCGATCGAGGCCATGGTGAAGGTGCGGTTGAGAAAGAGCGTCATGGGAATGAGCGGCTCTTCGACCTTGAGTTCGATGAACACGGCGATGACGAGGGCCGCGATGCCGCCGCCCACCATTGCCGCGGTCTCCCATGACCACCAGTCGAAGTTCTGGCCCGCGAGGGTTACCCAAATGAGCAGGCTCGAGAAGCCGAGCGAGATGAACGCGGTGCCCCAGTAGTCAATCGTGATTTTCTGCTTGCGCACGGGCAGGTGCAGGGTGCGCTGCAGCATGATGATCGCGACGATCGCGATGGGGGCAGCGACGTAGAAGTTCCAGCGCCAGCCGACGGTGTCGGTGAGCAGGCCGCCGAGCAGCGGGCCGCCCACGGTCGCGACGGCCATGATGGCGCCGAGAATGCCCATGTATTTGCCGCGCTCAAGGGGGCTGACGATTTCGGCGAGCACGATCTGGCCGAGTGCGCCGAGGCCGCCGACGCCGATGCCCTGGAAGATGCGGCAGGTGATGAGCCAGGTTGGGTCTTGCGCGAAGCCAGCGAGGGCTGAGGCGAGAATGAAGACGATGAGGGCGATTTGTAGCAGCGCCTTCTTGCTCGTGAGGTCGGCGAGCTTGCCCCATACCGGGGTCGAGATGGCGCTCGCGAGCATGGTCGCGGTGACGACCCAGGTGAAGGCGGCCTGGGTGCCGCCGATGTCGGCGATGATGATGGGCATCGAGGTGCCCACGACATTCATGGCGAGCATCGAGACAAAGTTCGCGAGAAAGAGGCCTGCAAGCGCCATGTTTTTGGCGCGGCCGGTGAGCACCCCTGGTTGTGTGCTCGATTGGGGGGTTTGAGACATTCGGGTCTTTCAGACGTTGTGAGCGGTGTATTGCGCGCGTCAGGGTGAGGTGGCCCGGGAGCACTCGATATCTCGGTATCGGGCTGGCCGTGAGCTGGCTTCGAAGCGGGCCGCGTGAAGAACCAGAGCCCTGGCACGCAATGGTTGACGAACATCAACTGTATTGCAATGGTTGATGATAGTCAACTACATTCAGCATTTTTTCACCGTGTCACCATTCGGCCAGCGAGTATTCACGTTTTGGCTACCTTTCGGTAGGCCTGAGGTGTGGGTTCGCGGGGTACTCTCACAGCATGAACCAGACGCCACCGCTTCACGTGCAGCTGTATGAGGAGATGATTCGACGCATCAGAACGGGCGAGTGGCGTGCCGGTGACAAGGTGCCGAGCGAGAAGTCGCTCACTGAAGAGTTCGGCACGTCGCGAGGCCCCGTGCGCCAGGCCTTTGCCGCGCTTCGGGCCGAGGGCATGATCATTGGCGGCAGGGGAGCGCCGCCCAGGGTGCAGCACACGGCGCCCGCGCAGTCGTTCGACACCTTCATGTCGTTCACCGAGTGGGCGAGGCACCTGGGCTACGATCCGGGCCAGCGGCTGCTGCACTTAGATACCATTCAGGCGACCGAAGCGCAGGCGCGTGAGCTGCAGGTGCTGCCTGACGCGCCACTCGTGCAGGTCATTCGGTTGCGCCTGCTCGACGAGCGCCCTGCGATGCTCGAGCGCTCGCTCTACCCCTACGAGTCGGGCAAAGACCTGCTGGGCGCCGACCTGCACAACAATACGATTTACCAGACCCTCGGGGCGTTCGGCTGGGCTCCGGTTCGCGCCCGCCACGTCATTGACGCGATCGCGGCGCCGGCCCTCGAGGCTGAGCAACTACAGGTATCGCTCGGCACGCCGCTGCTTCGCGTGCGCCGCCTCGCGTACGACGAGCACGGCACCGTGCTCGAGACCGCCGACGATCGCTACCTGCCGAGCATGTCGTCGTTCGTGGTCGAGAACACCGCGGCCACGCACCGAGGCCCCTTCCGTTCGCAGGGCCTCGGTGTCTCGCCGGCGTTCTCGCCAAAACCCACCCTCGTGGGCCGCTAGACCGCGCGAGCGCGGCGAGCGGGGCGGCTACCGCTCGTGTTGCGTGGGAACGGGCGCCTGGGGGTCGCGCTTGCCGCGCATGGCGACCGAGACCCCGACGATGAGCAGCAGCGCACCGAGGCCGAGCACGGTGAGCGCGATCCACAATCCTGTCTGCACGATGTCGGGAAAGAGCGTGCGCTGCGTGACCCACGCGCAAAAGGCGAGCATGAGCGTGCCCCAGACGATGGGGCCGCTGCGGGGCCGCGACTTGGCGGGCTGCTGCGGCGCTGGTGCCGGTGGCTGTGGCGCGGCTGGCGGCGGAGGCGTGACGCCCGCCTGCTCGCTCCCCGGCTGCGGATCGAACGCGTTCGTCTCAAGCGGCATTGTCTCGAAGCCTTCGGTTTCGAGGGGCTGCTGATCGTCGTTGGGAGTGGTATTCATCGCGTGATCTCCAAGGGTTTCAGGCTGCGTTCTGAGCTCGACGGGGTGATCGAGGCGTCTCCCGCCCCGACCGTCACGGTCACGTTCACCGGGGTGCCCGGGGTGTCGCCGTTCACGAGAAAGGTGCGGTGGGCGAAGAGGCCCGAGTCGCGGGTTACCTCGCGGGCCGAGCCCTGCGCGCGGGGCTGCAGCTCGGTGATCTTGCCAGCGCCAACCCTGACGGTCAGCTCGATCGGGCGGGTGCGGGGCAGGTCGACCGTCACGTTGCCGATGGCCTGTGTGATCGTGAACTCCTTGGTGTTCGGCTCTGAGTCGAGGTCGCCGAGATCGACGTTGGTGGTGCCGATCGCGGCGACGACGCCGGTCGATTCGACGCCCACGTCCTGCGTGCCGATGAAGAAGTAGCGTGACCCCCACGGCAGAACTGCGATCACGAGCAGCGACGCGACGCCGAGAAACCCGAGAAAGCCGATACCGCCCGTGTGCTTGCCGCGCACGCCTGCGATAATGATCGAGATGGCGAGCGTCACGGTTGCGGCGATGATCGCGATGAGGAGCGCGCCAGAACCTTCCCACGGAAGCGGCGGATTCGGCACGGCATTGCCCGTTGCAACCCACAGGAGGGCGCCGCCAGAAGCGAGCAGCATCATCGCGAGGGTGATGATCTTTTGCCCGGTGGGCATGCGGGTTTTCTCGTAGTGCTCGGCGTACTGGCTGCTCCAGGTGCCGGTCGTGTCAGCGACCGTCTGGCCCCACTCGGTGGCCTTCGACGATACCTTCTGGCCGAACTCGCCGGCCTGCGCCGAGACGGTGTTGCCGAGGGTGCGCATGCTCTCTTCAAACGAGGGCTCGGTACTGTGAGGCTCCTGGCCTTGGGTGTGCCCGGCAGGCGGGGCCTCGTGAAAGGCTGCGCTCTGGTGCGCACTTGGCTCGGCACCTGGCTGAGCGCCTGGCTGAGCGCCCGGCTGGGAGCCCGACTGCGCCGGAGCGCCGCCCTGAGCCGTGGCGTCGTATCCCGGCGTTCCGGCCGGTGGCTGCGCCGTCCCGCGGGCCTTGCCGTGCCGCACGATGAGGCGCTGAACGACGATAATCGCGACCACGGTGAAGGCGATCCAGAAGAGCACCGTGAAGGTGACGCTGATCCAGTGCGGCACGCCTGCGACGCGCCAGAGGTCCCAGTGCGAGAAGGGTGAGACGCCCCCGAAGAGCCCGATGACAAGCCACACGACGAGAATGACCGCCGCGATCGTTACACCGGGCGTTGATCGCCCCCGCAACAGCTCCTCAACGTGAATCTTGCCGCGCACGTCGGGCAAGAAGAGCCAGCCGATGATGTAGAGCAGAATGCCCGGGCCGCCGAGCACCGCGAGCACGACGAACACGGCACGAATAACGAGCGGATCGACGCGAGCTCGTCGCGCAATACCCGAGGCGACACCCGCGAGCCAGCGGTTGTTGGGGTCGCGCACGACGCCCAAGCCTCGGACCCACGGGAAGAACCCGCCGGGGTTGCCGGGCGCTTCGGGCCCTGGCTGCTGAGATGATGATTCGTTCATGCTTCTACCTTGCCGCGGGTGGGTGCGGCCCCGCCATCGGGGTTTGCCCTGAACGAACCCCGAGAGACCCCCTGCGGTGTTCCCCTGAACGCCCGGCAGGTGCTTGGATAGAGGTATGTCGAGCCCCGAACCCCGCCCGCCCCTCATGCGGCCCCGCAGTGAGCGCATGCTCATGGGGGTGTGCGCTGGGCTCGCGCAGCACCTCGGGCTGCCCCTCTTCTGGGCGCGGGTCGGCATGGTGCTCTTTGCCGGGATCGGCGGTGCAGGGGTGGTCGTGTACGTGTTTCTCGCGCTCACGGTTCCCGAAGAGGGCGAGTCTCAGGGGGTTGCTCCGCTTCGCAGCGCGCTCACGGCACCCGGGGAGGCATCGCAAGCCGCCGAGGGCGATCCGCGATCCGCGGGCCTCGGTCGGTGGTTCGGGGGCGGCGGCCCCGAGCACCAGAGGGAGCCAAAGTCGCGCGTGCGCGAGCAGCGCGAACGGCGCGCTCCACGCGAAACCCCGCAGGCTGAGCAGGGCAGCAGGTGGCCCATCGCCGAACTCTTGCTCGGAGGAGTGCTGCTACTCGCGGGCATCGCACTCGTGCTCGTGCAGCTCGGCGCGCAGCTGAGCCTCAACACGATTTTGCCCGCGCTCGCCGTGCTCGGCGGCGTCGGCCTCACCTGGTGGCTCATTGCCGATCGGGATCGCCCCGAGAAGCATCAGCTGCCCCGCGTGCTCGCTGCACTCGCGCTCGTCGCGGTCGGCGTGCTCATGTTCTTCATCACGGCCCGCGAGCCGAGCGTGCTCACCGTCATCGGTGCGGCGCTCGCCGTGCTCGCGGGCGTTGGCCTCGCGGTCGCGCCCTGGCTGCTGCGACAAAACCGGCAGCTTGGCGCCGAACGAGCGGCCCGTGCGCGCGAGGCAGAGCGAGCCGATATCGCGGCCCACCTGCACGACTCGGTTTTGCAAACGCTCGCGCTCATTCAGCAGCAGTCGACCCCCGGCTCAAACGTCGCGAGGCTCGCGAGGGGCCAGGAACGGGAGCTGCGTGAGTGGCTCTTTCGCGC from Leucobacter sp. UCMA 4100 includes:
- a CDS encoding GntR family transcriptional regulator, which produces MNQTPPLHVQLYEEMIRRIRTGEWRAGDKVPSEKSLTEEFGTSRGPVRQAFAALRAEGMIIGGRGAPPRVQHTAPAQSFDTFMSFTEWARHLGYDPGQRLLHLDTIQATEAQARELQVLPDAPLVQVIRLRLLDERPAMLERSLYPYESGKDLLGADLHNNTIYQTLGAFGWAPVRARHVIDAIAAPALEAEQLQVSLGTPLLRVRRLAYDEHGTVLETADDRYLPSMSSFVVENTAATHRGPFRSQGLGVSPAFSPKPTLVGR
- a CDS encoding MBL fold metallo-hydrolase; protein product: MLLERIYDEDLAQASYLIGCQARGEAIVVDARRDTEVYERIASANGMTIVAVTETHIHADYLSGTRELAAKTGARVYVSDEGGPDWSYGERFDGAVRMKHGHRIELGNISLEAVHTPGHTPEHLSFLVTDGAQSPEPGFMLTGDFVFVGDLGRPDLLDEAAGFTDTRFAGATQLFESLKRHFVTMPDYVQVLPGHGSGSACGKALGSIAATTVGYERNFSWWAEYLRDDDEQGFVAALLDGQPDAHAYFERMKRQNKLGPEVMGERPPLREYAARELAKLIERDEVVVIDTRHHTAVHEGTLAGALAVPGSAKAASYGAWVVNPEAERRPLVVLAESREAAEQFGDHLVRVGIDTLAGFVTSFEGLPLVRPAVVKPGEARGFLLDVRNKTEYAAGHLPGAKQLSSGRLLWHLDELPAPEAGPVVMYCRSGVRSAVAASGLRLAGYDVVEVEGGYMAWAALPGSQPQRTPAQ
- a CDS encoding ATP-binding protein: MSSPEPRPPLMRPRSERMLMGVCAGLAQHLGLPLFWARVGMVLFAGIGGAGVVVYVFLALTVPEEGESQGVAPLRSALTAPGEASQAAEGDPRSAGLGRWFGGGGPEHQREPKSRVREQRERRAPRETPQAEQGSRWPIAELLLGGVLLLAGIALVLVQLGAQLSLNTILPALAVLGGVGLTWWLIADRDRPEKHQLPRVLAALALVAVGVLMFFITAREPSVLTVIGAALAVLAGVGLAVAPWLLRQNRQLGAERAARAREAERADIAAHLHDSVLQTLALIQQQSTPGSNVARLARGQERELREWLFRAADGAPVPDRETAEAELSAHAASLEANHQVRFDVVVVGERVVGPEALIAAAREAMLNAARHAGGEVTVYLETTPELMRVEINDRGPGFDLERIGEQRLGVRESIIGRMERAGASARIVPGPGGRGTSVRLEQARAGQAPAPENSNDQAAAQAAPEPPKAAETP
- a CDS encoding PspC domain-containing protein yields the protein MNESSSQQPGPEAPGNPGGFFPWVRGLGVVRDPNNRWLAGVASGIARRARVDPLVIRAVFVVLAVLGGPGILLYIIGWLFLPDVRGKIHVEELLRGRSTPGVTIAAVILVVWLVIGLFGGVSPFSHWDLWRVAGVPHWISVTFTVLFWIAFTVVAIIVVQRLIVRHGKARGTAQPPAGTPGYDATAQGGAPAQSGSQPGAQPGAQPGAEPSAHQSAAFHEAPPAGHTQGQEPHSTEPSFEESMRTLGNTVSAQAGEFGQKVSSKATEWGQTVADTTGTWSSQYAEHYEKTRMPTGQKIITLAMMLLASGGALLWVATGNAVPNPPLPWEGSGALLIAIIAATVTLAISIIIAGVRGKHTGGIGFLGFLGVASLLVIAVLPWGSRYFFIGTQDVGVESTGVVAAIGTTNVDLGDLDSEPNTKEFTITQAIGNVTVDLPRTRPIELTVRVGAGKITELQPRAQGSAREVTRDSGLFAHRTFLVNGDTPGTPVNVTVTVGAGDASITPSSSERSLKPLEITR
- a CDS encoding DHA2 family efflux MFS transporter permease subunit; translation: MSQTPQSSTQPGVLTGRAKNMALAGLFLANFVSMLAMNVVGTSMPIIIADIGGTQAAFTWVVTATMLASAISTPVWGKLADLTSKKALLQIALIVFILASALAGFAQDPTWLITCRIFQGIGVGGLGALGQIVLAEIVSPLERGKYMGILGAIMAVATVGGPLLGGLLTDTVGWRWNFYVAAPIAIVAIIMLQRTLHLPVRKQKITIDYWGTAFISLGFSSLLIWVTLAGQNFDWWSWETAAMVGGGIAALVIAVFIELKVEEPLIPMTLFLNRTFTMASIASIAVGLAMMGTAVFLGQYMQLARGRSVIESSLLTLPMMAGVLIASTIVGQIITRTGKWKRYLVAGALALIVGMIMMGQLRYDTEYWYVGISMAIMGTGVGMTMQNLVLVVQNTVEPTEMGVASSGVTFFRTIGGTAGISVMGAMLASQVADYIAEGIEKLPLKQRAGAEALAGGHVPKIADLPGPIRDVVESAYGHAIGNIFLVASPIAVVALIAIIFLPNIPLSTKSNAERMAELEAEEAAGGPAAHLQERAADRVMIDPTGPITLPTSHRRGSSETPTA
- a CDS encoding M15 family metallopeptidase; translation: MNAQRNNTQHDYRLRRAGLMVVLAVIATLIAMLAAHGIQAAAGMVLAPFRGSGDAAFTSADEAAGGPGVTSGETGEVDENRRPSVFDEQHPAVAHLDPQLLAAIQHAASDARAEGIEFFVNSGWRSVGLQERLIDDAIATYGSREEAQRWVAPAETSSHVSGHAVDIGDLEATSWLQREGAAYGLCQTYANEVWHFEFVPEAVAEGCPEPYRDPTYDPRL
- a CDS encoding MarR family winged helix-turn-helix transcriptional regulator — protein: MHEEQHAPRHEHPEGSIAAYITDIISEFSEVFASARTNWSRYAETVHPELSGGGLMVLQFILRKGPVTATGISQVLDMDKALVSRQIARLREFNLVEARPAPDDRRVQLLTGTAESEEIMAEVRTRWAHSYHERFEGWNASELLVLRDALHRFNAGTVPPNDGPATRCARGHREAAAE
- a CDS encoding metal-sensitive transcriptional regulator, which encodes MTEAHPTEAGTTNAASPRDADAKRKVVNRLRRAHGQLAAVITAVEDDAHCRDVVQQLSAVSKALDRAGFLVISSALQECIADPDNAENTDPQELEKLFLSLA